Below is a window of Acidaminococcales bacterium DNA.
GTATCATAATCCGCGCCCCGACGCGAACCGTCGGCAACTTGTGTTCGCGTATCCAGCCGCGCAAGGCGTTTTCGGAAATCCCTTCCATCCCGGCAAGGTCTTTGATTGTAACGAGCATTTTAACCCCCCTTTCCCTAATACGTTTAACTTGCTCAATTTTGAGTAGGTTCGCCGGTTTATGGGCTTGTAACCCATAAGCCTTTTTCGTTTTTAAGTGCGTTTTTTCCGTGGAGCAGTTTGCAATTATTTTTCTTCCGCTGTTTTTATTTCCGCTTCCTCGGTGGAACGTTTTTCATTCCACGGTGGAGTGTTTTTTGCTCCACATTGGGAAATAATTTCTTTTGGGAAATATTATTTTCCGGGGTTTCCGCCTTTTCTGCGAAAATTAAATTGCCAGCCCGATACTTTATACCCGTTTCGGTTTTGATTTGGTCTGCTGGCGAAGTACGCCGAAGGAAAAAGGGTAAAGTGGGCATTTAAATATTTGCTGCCCTCGCCCTGTTTTTATCCTGCAAAATTTTTAAGGCTTGCAACCGTTTTTCTGTCAGCGGCCTTTTAGTGTCTGCAACGCTCCTGAACGATACAAGGCTTTCCGGCACTTCGTAATAAACCGCCCGGACTTCACCTTAAGTGAGGGTATTGGCAAGAAGTTCCCATGCGTAAATGGCCGCCTGTTTTGCGTCGCTTTTGCGTGTTGCCCCGTATGGCGGGTTTCCGTTTGTCCGTTGACCCTATGGCGCGCTTTGCTCTACAGGGGCATTAGTCCGCTTTGACAAGGTATTCCACTTCGACGCCAAAAACTCGCGCCACCTTGCCCACCGTACGCGGTAGCATGGGTAATTCCCTCCGAATCTTTGTTACTGTCGGATTGCTTAATTTAGCGGCTTCCGCAATCGCCTTGATGGTGGTTTCCTTATCCGCAAGTAACAGCTCAAACTTTTGCCTGCTAATAATCATGGCGCACACTCCTTTTTGTTACCGCTTAAGATAAATAAAATACTTAAAGCAGTATTTGCCTTTAATGGTAAATTATATTCCTTTAGTTGTCAATACCTTTTGGAATATTTTTATTGCCTTTTGCGGATAATTAATTTATTATAAGTATACGGGGTGTGTACTATGGCTTTTATTGATAACCTTAAAAGGCTTCGGGAAAAAAGCGGTCTAAATCGAACTGAATTGGCTCAAATGCTCGGCGTTCCTTACACAACATATGCAAATTGGGAAAAAGGAAGAGAACCCGGCATATATGCCCTGATGAAGCTGGCCGACTACTTCAAAATCAGCATTGACGAACTGATCGGCTATAAAGAACCCACGCCGGAGGAAAAGGCCGAACGCGATTTCCAGCGCGCTTGTGCGTATTTATCAAAAGCCGGTTTTAAAGTTACAATTAGTAAAAATGATAATTTTGACGAAGATGACGAAGAGTGCGAATATGATGATTACAGGCGCATTGATGACAGGCGCGCTAAAATATCTTTATGGGCAAGCGAAGAATTCCGCCTTAAACGCAAAAAGCTTAATGCTGATTTAATTGCTCGCGTTTTTAGTAAAAAAGATTTTTTAGATAATGTTGTCTCTTTTGTTAATGACATTATTATTAAGGAAAACAATGAAGTAGCCATCATTGACGGTATCAAAAGGTGGTGTTTTGCTATGTTTAGCGCGAGTTTTGGATAAAAATGTTCTGTAAGGGGGATTACTGGCAAGGTAAGTGAACGGAGCGCACCCCCCACCACCGAAGCGCAAAAAGCCCCGCCGAAAAAGCGGGGCAGAAAGGGCGATGAAAGGAGTTAGCACAATGAAAAAAATAACCGTCCGCGATGTATGCGATTTTTTTATAGCCTTGGCGCAGGACGCCGGGGAACAGCTTACCCACATGAAATTGCAAAAACTCTTGTACTATGCCCAGGCGTGGCATTGCGGCATGTTTGGCAGGCCGCTTTTTGACGCTAAGTTCGAGGCTTGGAAATTCGGCCCTGTTTGCCCGGAAATTTACTGTCAATACAAGACGCTTGGCAACGCGAATATACCCTTTATCGGCGAGCATGACGAAAAAGAAGGTTGCTTGTCCGGGGTGGCCGAAAGCTTCTCGCCTGAAACATTGAATTTTTTAAATGACATAGCGCGCGACTACATGAAATATACCGCCTTTCAGCTTTCCGCCATGACGCACAAAGAAAAGCCCTGGAAAGAACACGCGGCGGCGGCGGAAGAAATACCCGTCAAAGAAATGATTTATTATTATGGCTCGCTCGTACTCACGCCGGAAGAGGAAAAACGGGTCATAGAGGCGGAAAATGACATTATGGCCGGCAAGGGCATAATCTGGAAACCGCGGTCATTGCAAAATGTATAAAGTGGAGCTTTCGCCTGCCGCCTATCAGCAAAAGCGCTCATTGCGCAAACTGGTAAGAGAACAGATAGAGGCGGCATTAGACGAGCTTGCGGCCAACCCATATACCGAAAAATATGACGCACAGCCAATGCGGGGGGATTTAGTTCGGTATCGTTGTGTTGTCGGTAGCTATAGGATTATATACAGGATAGTCGATAATAGCTTATGGGTCTACGTCTTGGAAATTGGGCATAGGGGTACTATTTACGAAAGAAAATAGCCGCGAAGAGCCAATGCCCGCCCTGCGTATTTCCCCTTATCGGTCAATATAAAAACAGGCAGGTGTCCATAATGCCGGCAAAAATCCAAAAACGCGGCAACAACTCTTATTTGCTGACCGTGCCGGGCGGCTACGAAAACGGCAGGCAGAGAAAGTTCACCAAAACCATAAAGGCGGACAACGTAAACCAGGCGAAAAAGGAATATAATCTTTTCGTCGCCGAATGTATGACCGGGAAAGCGCTGCCGGCTTCAACGCCAAAAATGACGCTGCAACAGTTTTATGCCTACTGGAAAGACAAATATGCCATGCCCGCCCTTGCGCATAAAACAATCGCCTGCAATGACTTCGTGGCGGATAGAATACTTGCCGCCCTCGGCCATCTGCAAATACATAAAATTACGCCTTTTCATTGCCTTGAACTTCTTGACCAACTGCGGCGGCCGGACATCGGCGCACACGGCAAGCCGCTTTCTTCGGCAACCATACACAAGCATTACGCGCTTTTGAACGAACTTTTGACCTATGCCGCCAAGTGGGATTTTATACCCTTTAACCCTTTGGCGAAAGTTGATCCGCCCAAAAGAAAAACCGCGCCGAAGGAACTGCCTTCCCCTGATCGGGTATCGCTGTTTGTTTCGCTCATTATGGGCAAGGCAGTGCTCAAACACCAAATTTGGGTATTGCTGGCTTTCCTGCTCGGGCTACGCCGCGAAGAAATATTCGGGCTGAAAGTGCAGGATATAGACTTTGCCGCCCAAACATTAAAGATAAGCCGGGCGGTTGTCTATGTTCACGGCCTCGGCAATGTTATAAAAGACACAAAGACAGCCGCCGGGCAAAGGGTTTTATCCCTGCCGCCCGTGCTTGCCCGGCTTTTGAACGAATACGTAAGCCGCCCGCAGCAAATTAAAGTGGTTTCCTTTGGTCGCTGGCTGTTCGCCAAGGGGAACGGCGAACCCGGCCAGCCGGACGCGTTTAACAACTTCCTCAAACGCTTTGTAAAAAAACACTCCCTTCCGGGCATAACCCCGCACCTTCTGCGCCACATGCACGGAAGTTATTTAATGCGCTCGGGCATTGACCTTGCCGCGACATCTCACCAACTCGGCCACACAAAAAAATCCTTTACGGCGGACACTTATATTCACGTAACGGAACGGGTGGAAACTCGGCCGGCGGCGGTAATGCAGAGCGTGTTTGATACTTTAGTTAAGTAAAGATTTTTTGTGCCTTATTTTGTGCCTTACGGGGCAAAAAAAGAGGCCAAAACCCGCATAAATACGTACAGCGCTTTTCATGCCCAAAACGAG
It encodes the following:
- a CDS encoding helix-turn-helix domain-containing protein, with protein sequence MAFIDNLKRLREKSGLNRTELAQMLGVPYTTYANWEKGREPGIYALMKLADYFKISIDELIGYKEPTPEEKAERDFQRACAYLSKAGFKVTISKNDNFDEDDEECEYDDYRRIDDRRAKISLWASEEFRLKRKKLNADLIARVFSKKDFLDNVVSFVNDIIIKENNEVAIIDGIKRWCFAMFSASFG
- a CDS encoding DUF4065 domain-containing protein, encoding MKKITVRDVCDFFIALAQDAGEQLTHMKLQKLLYYAQAWHCGMFGRPLFDAKFEAWKFGPVCPEIYCQYKTLGNANIPFIGEHDEKEGCLSGVAESFSPETLNFLNDIARDYMKYTAFQLSAMTHKEKPWKEHAAAAEEIPVKEMIYYYGSLVLTPEEEKRVIEAENDIMAGKGIIWKPRSLQNV
- a CDS encoding type II toxin-antitoxin system RelE/ParE family toxin, with the translated sequence MYKVELSPAAYQQKRSLRKLVREQIEAALDELAANPYTEKYDAQPMRGDLVRYRCVVGSYRIIYRIVDNSLWVYVLEIGHRGTIYERK
- a CDS encoding site-specific integrase; amino-acid sequence: MPAKIQKRGNNSYLLTVPGGYENGRQRKFTKTIKADNVNQAKKEYNLFVAECMTGKALPASTPKMTLQQFYAYWKDKYAMPALAHKTIACNDFVADRILAALGHLQIHKITPFHCLELLDQLRRPDIGAHGKPLSSATIHKHYALLNELLTYAAKWDFIPFNPLAKVDPPKRKTAPKELPSPDRVSLFVSLIMGKAVLKHQIWVLLAFLLGLRREEIFGLKVQDIDFAAQTLKISRAVVYVHGLGNVIKDTKTAAGQRVLSLPPVLARLLNEYVSRPQQIKVVSFGRWLFAKGNGEPGQPDAFNNFLKRFVKKHSLPGITPHLLRHMHGSYLMRSGIDLAATSHQLGHTKKSFTADTYIHVTERVETRPAAVMQSVFDTLVK